In Erinaceus europaeus chromosome 10, mEriEur2.1, whole genome shotgun sequence, one DNA window encodes the following:
- the LURAP1L gene encoding leucine rich adaptor protein 1-like — protein sequence MEDGPLPDLRDIELKMGRKVPESLVRSLRGEEPVSRERDPDLCGRSEGGGGGGCSSSRSNCSFPTSLSSSSSSSPTSCSPQRRRSHSSALERLETKLHLLRQEMINLRATDVRLMRQLLVINESIESIKWMIEEKATITSRGSSLSGSLCSLLESQSTSLHGSYNSLHDGSDGLDGISVGSYLDTLADDVPGHQTPSDLDQFSDSSIIEDSHALHKHPKLNSEYYCFG from the exons ATGGAAGACGGCCCACTGCCAGACCTCCGAGACATCGAGCTGAAAATGGGGCGCAAAGTACCCGAGAGCCTAGTGCGCTCGCTCCGCGGGGAAGAACCGGTTTCCCGGGAAAGGGACCCGGACCTCTGCGGGAGGAGCGAGGGTGGCGGCGGCGGAGGCTGCAGCAGTAGCCGCAGCAACTGCAGTTTCCCTACTTCCTTGTCgtcttcctcatcttcctcccCAACCTCTTGTTCCCCACAACGACGACGTAGCCACTCCAGCGCCTTGGAGAGGCTGGAAACCAAGCTTCACCTGCTCAGGCAAGAGATG ATTAACCTCAGAGCCACAGACGTCAGACTCATGCGCCAGTTGCTTGTTATCAATGAGAGCATTGAGTCCATCAAATGGATGATTGAAGAGAAAGCCACGATTACCAGCCGAGGTAGCAGTCTCAGTGGCAGCTTGTGCAGTTTACTTGAGAGCCAGAGCACCTCTTTACATGGCAGCTACAACAGCCTACATGATGGCAGTGATGGGCTGGATGGCATTTCTGTGGGGAGCTATCTTGACACTTTGGCAGATGATGTCCCAGGCCATCAGACCCCATCAGACTTGGACCAATTCAGCGACAGTTCAATAATAGAAGATTCACATGCATTGCACAAGCATCCCAAACTGAATTCTGAATACTACTGCTTTGGCTAA